In a genomic window of Thalassotalea piscium:
- a CDS encoding PepSY domain-containing protein — protein MKSTIGIISLMFVGSLQIAIAADFGQTTINSQAEQKSNKTVKNSRQAASVVKKQYGGKVLRVNKQKSDYKVKILKPNGHVISKKVDAKTGKIKKD, from the coding sequence ATGAAATCAACGATAGGAATTATTAGTTTAATGTTTGTAGGTAGCTTACAAATTGCTATCGCGGCTGATTTTGGGCAAACCACCATAAATTCACAAGCAGAACAAAAAAGTAATAAAACAGTAAAAAACTCTCGGCAAGCAGCTAGTGTGGTTAAAAAGCAATACGGCGGTAAAGTGCTAAGAGTGAATAAACAAAAATCAGACTATAAGGTTAAAATTTTAAAGCCAAACGGTCATGTAATATCTAAAAAAGTAGATGCTAAAACAGGAAAAATTAAAAAGGATTAA
- a CDS encoding choice-of-anchor H family protein: MKTIAQLLTLITYSIILLISNSSYSAQGPSSFSVEQVKNQQSKDELLGLIKKNINGLKSDKSLLKTQYLPRSEHQQKKLMQANTQLNKPLSPTSKTIANKSISARSVHYYSFSIYQGYSQLIEDFDEDGYYQTFSVTFDADAATTSYDNQFAVYAELYLSKNGGPWIHYYTTEEFILYGESEEDTYEVYTTLEQGYPTDQYDVLIDLYEVGYTDIVASYSSDNTNDLYALPLESSDYDPKYIIVEERGGSYSLALLILLFIVLLLRKKADPS; encoded by the coding sequence ATGAAAACAATTGCACAATTATTAACGCTTATTACCTATAGCATTATTTTACTTATCAGTAATAGTAGTTACTCTGCACAGGGGCCAAGTAGTTTTTCAGTTGAACAAGTAAAGAACCAGCAATCAAAAGATGAGTTACTTGGCCTGATAAAAAAGAATATTAACGGCTTAAAAAGTGATAAAAGCCTATTAAAAACCCAGTATTTGCCCCGCTCTGAGCACCAACAAAAGAAGTTAATGCAGGCTAATACTCAACTTAATAAACCACTATCGCCAACCAGTAAAACTATAGCTAACAAGTCAATATCAGCCAGAAGTGTTCATTACTATAGCTTTTCAATTTATCAGGGATACTCACAGTTAATAGAAGACTTTGATGAAGATGGTTATTACCAAACATTCAGTGTAACGTTTGATGCTGATGCAGCAACAACCAGTTATGACAATCAATTTGCCGTTTATGCAGAGCTTTATTTAAGTAAGAATGGCGGCCCTTGGATTCATTATTATACAACCGAAGAGTTTATTCTTTATGGTGAAAGCGAAGAAGATACTTACGAGGTTTATACAACACTAGAGCAAGGCTACCCAACTGACCAATACGATGTATTAATTGACCTTTATGAGGTGGGTTACACTGATATTGTTGCAAGTTATAGCAGTGATAATACTAACGATTTATATGCGCTACCATTAGAAAGTAGTGATTACGATCCTAAATATATTATCGTTGAAGAACGCGGAGGCAGTTATTCATTGGCTCTATTAATATTACTATTTATAGTCTTGTTACTACGTAAAAAAGCTGATCCTAGCTAA